The window TCGGCTTCGTCTCACCGAGCAGCGAGCCAGCGAACTGTGACCCACCATATCCCGACTGCGAGGCTCGCACCAACTGCATCAGCAATCACGTCTCCGATTCCGGTGTGTCGAACCGGAACGAACGCTTGGGCGATTTCCATCAGGATACCATATCCAGTCGCTCCCGCGATGGCCATCAGCGCGATGAAAACCACGCTGGTAGCCATCCTGTCGTCGTTCGACATCGCGATTGCGAGTAGCGCGCCTAACGCGCCGTACCCAACCGCGTGATACCACTTGTCCATTCCGACGAGTC of the Haladaptatus caseinilyticus genome contains:
- a CDS encoding VanZ family protein, producing MAALRHRGLSTDWLLALILAVGICYFSVFSTPDAGVSSLGPLGLVGMDKWYHAVGYGALGALLAIAMSNDDRMATSVVFIALMAIAGATGYGILMEIAQAFVPVRHTGIGDVIADAVGASLAVGIWWVTVRWLAAR